Proteins from a genomic interval of Antedon mediterranea chromosome 5, ecAntMedi1.1, whole genome shotgun sequence:
- the LOC140050015 gene encoding myosin-VIIa-like isoform X1: MVVLTKGDYVWLEDPRKQNKKQSNDVPIGARVKIADSGQLQLQDDEGKDHWMSADLAQKLRMMHITSIEGVEDMIRLGDLHEAGILRNLLIRYQENLIYTFTGSILVAVNPYQILPIYTGQQITEYKDKKIGEKPPHIFAIADNAYYRMLRGQQNQCVIISGESGAGKTENTKLILQFLAAVSAQHSWIEQQILESNPILEALGNAKTIRNDNSSRFGKYIDIHFNQQGAIEGAQIEQYLLEKSRIIGQLEEERNYHIFYCMLAGMSSSEKQQLGLTRAEDYYYLTQGNCLVCDGRDDVKDFADIRSAMKVLNFSDGEIWEVMKLLASVLEFGNIEYDAIETSNLDAIGFRSHKQTEAVAKILEVDLNALETALSTKRTVAAGEVVVSPVNKAKAIDMRDAFVKAIYGRMFIWVVGKVNDATYRAKTSSKDLRLSIGVLDIFGFENFGKNSFEQMCINYANENLQQFFVQHIFKLEQEEYEREGIEWQHIQFVDNQETLDMIAVKPLNILALVDEESRFPRGTDKTMLQKLNQQHSKNPLYVKARSAAGTQFGINHFAGQVFYETIGFLDKNRDTFSPDFLELIKKSKNGFLKMLFKTDLESNRDTRKTSSTLGAQFKKSLDALMKTLNACQPFFVRCIKPNEFKKPSFFERELVVRQLRYSGMMETISIRRAGYPIRHTFYDFVARYRILGHGIKPAHKENCKAASKSICSDMLGGQDWQLGTQKVFLKDAQDLLLEQARDRALAEKCIIIQKVVRGWFYRKRYVAMRRSAIYIQRSWRKFADRVRFLKMRKGFLRLQACIRSRTLSFKFHFIRHRIYLFQAHCRGYLIRRVTRKYLGSVVKIQAGFRMLLAMKQYRKFRNENRRKIEALKYRKKMESQLKKKMGKAQAKEEAERLMQARLLEMEQEDAEIESRRKRERLDNIQKIVDAEKRRNRDISDEHLVDEVFGEILAEDNSSGQAPVGFEDLERSRQEAIERGPDDPNQRLPLPDQEEDISDYKFAKFAATYFQGGATATYVRKKLTEPLLALKNEGDRQAAMAVWITILRFMGDLPEPKAQSSLADRDGKSVMTKIYNTLGRSRGQKELADMNEDSAMARSLYGSNKMASMSTTTASQRKNTVRRKLVSLTLKRKSKISQDVAERIRDGEEIDVNQSMIIDRPTSNLEKLHFIIGHGILRPELRDEIYCMICKQLSANTAKGSHARGWILLSLCVGCFAPTDRFVKYLRCFISEGPPGYAPYCEERLRRTFANGTRNQPPSWLELQATKSKKPIMLPITFMDGTTKTLLADSATTARELCQMLAEKIGLNDQFGFSLYIALFDKVSSLGSGGDHVMDAISQCEQYAKEQGAQERNAPWRLFFRKEIFAPWHDAREDPVGTNLIYQQVVRGIKFGEYRCDRDTDLAATAAQQYYVEYGPQMVTDRLIGLLPMYIPDSAMTGSKTIERWAELVRQEHRNSYYVRDNVEGMRVKEDVVDYARFKWPLLFSRFYEAYKFSGPSLPKNDVIVAVNWTGVYVVDDLEQVLLELSFPEITQVSSSRTGKLHGQSFTLLTVKGDEFTFTSSNAEDIRDLIVGFLEGLKKKSRFVVALQDNPSQGEGSSFLSFQKGDLIILEHENGDSVMNSGWCYGENDRTGKKGDFPADCVYVLPTMTKPPREIVALFTMDRSQLAERLMSPSEMAISSQDSPEKPHTLEEFAIDHFRPPPKRTLSKAVRSLRGRQQDELWSHSKEPIRQPLLKKLMSNDELARESTESFMAIMKYMGDYPTRRNYRHGNELTDQIFEGALKNEPLRDEIYCHIIKQLTNNKIKFSEERGWELMWLMTGIFACSQTLLPEVTKFLRSKRHQLAMDCIHRLQKTIRYGQRKYPPHLVEVEAIIHKTTQIFHKVYFPDDTDEAFEVDSGTRAKDFCQNIAQRLRLKSAEGFSLFVKIADKVISVPEGDFFFDFVRHLTDWIRKARPSRDGTMPVLTYQVFFMKKLWTNTVPGKDPNADCIFHYHQELPKLLRGYHKCTKDEAANLAALQYRVRFGDDKSEFQNIPKVMKELLPTNLVRQQSPDDWKRSIVAAYNKHSGKSRDEAKVAFLKIIYRWPTFGSAFFEVRQTTEPTYPKTLLIAINKLGVNLIDTESKDTLATYPFTKISNWSSGNTYFHMTIGNLVRGTKLLCETSLGYKMDDLLTSYISQMLTNMNKQKTSTQAK; encoded by the exons ATGGTCGTTTTAACTAAA GGTGATTATGTGTGGCTGGAAGATCCACGTAAACAGAACAAGAAACAGTCAAATGATGTACCCATTGGCGCTCGGGTCAAGATTGCCGATTCAGGTCAACTTCAGCTGCAAGACGATGAGGGCAAG gatcaTTGGATGTCAGCAGATCTGGCACAGAAGCTGCGGATGATGCACATTACATCCATAGAGGGCGTTGAGGACATGATACGTTTAGGTGATCTCCACGAAGCTGGAATATTGCGTAATCTGTTGATCAGATATCAAGAAAACTTGATATAC ACTTTTACTGGATCCATTCTAGTAGCAGTGAACCCCTACCAGATCCTACCAATCTACACAGGCCAACAGATCACAGAGTACAAAGATAAAAAGATTGGTGAGAAACCACCGCACATCTTTGCCATCGCTGATAATGCATACTATCGCATGCTGCGAGGGCAGCAAAACCAATGCGTCATCATTAG TGGTGAGAGTGGAGCAGGCAAGACTGAGAACACTAAGCTCATCCTCCAGTTCTTAGCTGCAGTCAGTGCTCAACACTCGTGGATTGAGCAACAGATTCTTGAATCTAATCCAATCCTAGAAG CTCTGGGAAATGCTAAAACTATACGAAACGACAATTCTAGTAGATTTGGAAAATATATTGACATTCACTTCAATCAGCAAGGAGCAATAGAGGGCGCTCAAATTGAGCAATATCTGCTTGAGAAGTCACGAATTATCGGCCAACTTGAAGAGGAACGTAATTATCATATATTTTACTGTATGCTTGCTGGTATGTCATCTAGCGAGAAACAACAACTGGGTCTTACCAGGGCAGAGGACTATTACTATCTTACTCAG gGAAACTGTCTGGTTTGTGATGGTCGTGATGATGTCAAAGACTTTGCAGACATCCGATCTGCCATGAAAGTGCTCAACTTCAGTGACGGTGAGATCTGGGAAGTCATGAAACTTCTAGCATCCGTTCTAGAGTTTGGAAACATTGAGTATGACGCCATTGAGACATCGAACTTGGATGCCATTGGCTTCAGGAGTCACAAACAGACAGAAGCAGTCGCCAAAATTCTTGAG GTTGACCTGAATGCTTTAGAGACAGCTCTGTCCACAAAACGAACGGTAGCTGCCGGAGAAGTAGTTGTATCTCCTGTCAACAAAGCAAAGGCTATTGACATGCGAGATGCGTTTGTCAAAGCCATATATGGACGAATGTTTATCTGGGTTGTGGGAAAAGTAAACGATGCTACATATCGCGCCAAAACGAGCTCCAAAGATTTACGCTTAAGTATCGGTGTGCTAGACATTTTTGGATTTGAGAATTTTGGAAAAAACAG TTTTGAACAAATGTGCATAAATTATGCTAATGAGAATCTGCAACAATTCTTCGTTCAGCACATTTTTAAACTTGAACAG GAAGAGTATGAAAGAGAAGGGATCGAGTGGCAGCATATCCAGTTTGTAGACAACCAAGAAACACTGGACATGATAGCTGTCAAACCGCTTAACATCCTTGCACTCGTTGATGAAGAAAGTCGCTTTCCGAGG GGTACAGACAAGACTATGTTACAGAAATTAAATCAACAACACAGTAAAAACCCACTGTATGTAAAGGCTCGGTCCGCAGCAGGAACGCAATTTGGAATCAACCATTTTGCTGGACAGGTGTTCTATGAAACTATTG GCTTCCTGGACAAGAACAGAGACACATTTAGCCCAGACTTTTTAGAATTAATTAAGAAGAGCAAAAACGGCTTCCTCAAAATGCTCTTTAAGACTGATCTGGAATCTAACAGGGACACCAGGAAGACGTCCTCAACGTTAGGAGCGCAATTTAAGAAATCACTTGATGCGCTTATGAAGACGCTTAACGCATGCCAACCATTCTTTGTGCGTTGTATCAAACCTAATGAGTTTAAGAAGCCAAGC TTCTTTGAGCGTGAACTTGTTGTAAGGCAACTACGTTACTCTGGTATGATGGAGACCATTAG TATACGTCGTGCTGGATATCCAATACGTCACACATTCTATGATTTTGTAGCGCGGTATAGGATACTTGGACACGGAATAAAACCAGCACATAAAGAGAACTGTAAAGCGGCAAGTAAGAGTATCTGCTCAGACATGTTAGGCGGCCAAGACTGGCAATTGGGAACTCAGAAAGTGTTCTTAAAG GATGCACAAGATTTATTGTTAGAGCAAGCTAGAGACCGAGCCTTAGCTGAGAAATGCATCATAATACAGAAGGTGGTGCGTGGATGGTTCTACCGCAAACGATACGTAGCAATGAGGAGAAGCGCCATCTACATCCAACGCTCTTGGAGAAAGTTTGCAGATCGAGTACGCTTTTTAAAG ATGAGGAAAGGTTTCTTGAGGTTACAAGCCTGTATCAGGTCCAGAACACTATCATTCAAGTTTCACTTTATTCGTCACAGGATATACCTATTCCAG GCTCATTGTCGTGGTTACTTAATACGTAGAGTAACTCGCAAGTATCTTGGTAGCGTTGTCAAGATTCAAGCTGGATTCAGGATGCTGCTGGCAATGAAACAATATCGAAAATTCCGAAATGAG aatcGTAGAAAAATAGAAGCTTTGAAATACAGGAAGAAGATGGAATCACAACTGAAGAAAAAAATGGGGAAAGCTCAAGCGAAGGAAGAAGCAGAAAGGCTAATGCAG GCGCGACTTCTTGAAATGGAGCAGGAAGATGCGGAAATTGAATCGAGACGAAAGAGAGAACGACTCGACAACATCCAGAAAATAGTTGATGCAGAAAAGAGACGAAATCGTGACATTAGTGATGAACATCTTGTTGACGAGGTCTTTGGCGAGATTCTTGCAGAAGATAACAGTAGTGGACAAGCACCAGTGGGCTTTGAG GACTTGGAAAGGTCAAGGCAGGAAGCCATTGAAAGAGGTCCAGATGACCCTAACCAACGTCTGCCGTTACCAGATCAGGAGGAAGACATCTCTGACTACAAATTTGCCAAGTTTGCCGCCACTTATTTTCAAGGTGGTGCGACAGCTACATACGTTAGAAAGAAGCTTACAGAGCCTTTGTTAGCTCTCAAAAATGAAGGAGATCGACAG GCTGCAATGGCTGTGTGGATAACTATACTGAGATTCATGGGAGATCTTCCTGAACCTAAAGCACAATCCTCATTGGCTGATAGG GATGGAAAGTCTGTGATGACCAAGATATATAATACACTGGGTAGAAGTAGAGGACAAAAAGAACTTGCTGACATGAATGAAGATTCTGCTATGGCT AGGAGTTTATATGGATCCAACAAAATG gcATCCATGAGTACTACTACAGCTTCACAACGTAAAAACACTGTTCGCAGAAAACTTGTATCGTTGACGCTGAAAAGAAAATCAAAGATCTCGCAGGACGTCGCTGAAAGAATCCGAGACGGTGAAGAAATTGATGTAAATCAGAGCATGATTATTGACAGACCAACATCGAATTTGGAAAaactacattttattattggacaTGGAATATTACGACCAGAGTTAAG AGATGAGATTTACTGCATGATCTGTAAACAACTGAGTGCCAACACAGCTAAAGGAAGTCATGCCAGAGGATGGATTCTACTCTCACTTTGTGTTGGATGCTTTGCCCCAACTGATCGG TTTGTCAAGTACCTGCGTTGCTTCATAAGTGAGGGTCCACCAGGTTATGCACCATACTGTGAAGAACGACTACGAAGGACGTTTGCCAATGGCACCAGGAATCAACCTCCAAGCTGGTTGGAGCTACAG GCCACAAAATCCAAGAAACCCATTATGCTGCCGATAACATTCATGGATGGCACAACAAAGACACTACTAGCAGACTCTGCAACTACTGCAAGAGAACTCTGCCAGATGCTGGCAGAGAAGATTGGACTTAATGACCAGTTTGGATTCTCTCTTTATATCGCACTCTTTGACAAG gtGTCTTCACTTGGCAGCGGTGGTGATCATGTTATGGATGCCATCTCACAATGTGAACAATACGCAAAAGAACAAGGTGCCCAGGAGCGCAATGCGCCATGGCGACTGTTTTTCCGTAAGGAGATATTTGCTCCGTGGCATGATGCTCGTGAAGATCCTGTTGGCACAAACCTCATCTACCAGCAAGTAGTCAGAGGGATTAAATTTGGAGAGTACAGATGTGATCGG GATACTGATTTGGCCGCAACAGCAGCTCAGCAGTATTATGTAGAGTATGGTCCTCAGATGGTGACGGATCGGCTGATTGGCTTACTGCCTATGTACATCCCAGACAGTGCAATGACTGGGTCCAAGACAATTGAAAGATGGGCTGAGTTAGTTCGACAAGAGCATAGAAAT AGTTACTATGTTCGTGATAACGTTGAAGGCATGCGAGTCAAAGAAGATGTAGTGGACTACGCTCGCTTTAAATGGCCGCTGCTCTTTTCACGATTCTACGAAGCCTATAAATTCTCAGGACCGAGCCTGCCAAAAAATGATGTGATTGTGGCTGTGAACTGGACCGGTGTTTATGTGGTAGATGACCTGGAACAGGTGTTACTTGAATTATCATTCCCAGAAATCACACAGGTGTCTAGTAGCAG AACTGGTAAACTTCATGGTCAAAGCTTCACCTTGCTTACGGTCAAAGGCGATGAATTCACGTTCACATCATCAAATGCGGAAGACATTCGTGACTTGATCGTAGGATTTCTCGAAGGCTTGAAAAAGAAATCACGATTTGTTGTAGCTCTACAAGACAATCCTAGCCAAG gAGAAGGTTCATCTTTCTTGAGTTTCCAGAAGGGAGACTTGATCATATTAGAACACGAGAACGGAGACTCTGTAATGAACAGTGGCTGGTGCTATGGAGAGAACGACAGGACAGGCAAGAAAGGAGACTTCCCTGCTGACTGTGTATACGTTCTTCCAACAATGACTAAACCTCCCCGTGAAATAGTG gcTCTTTTTACAATGGACAGAAGTCAACTAGCTGAAAGACTGATGTCACCATCAGAGATGGCCATCAGCAGTCAAGATTCACCAGAGAAGCCACATACATTAGAAGAGTTTGCTATTGATCATTTTAG GCCGCCACCAAAACGAACATTGAGTAAAGCTGTGAGGTCTCTAAGAGGGCGCCAACAAGACGAGTTGTGGAGTCACAGTAAGGAACCAATCAGACAGCCCCTTCTGAAGAAGCTGATGAGCAACGATGAACTAGCGAGGGAGTCTACAGAGTCTTTTATGG CTATCATGAAATATATGGGAGACTATCCTACCAGGAGAAACTACCGACATGGTAATGAGCTCACCGATCAAATATTTGAGGGCGCTTTAAAGAATGAGCCTTTAAGAGATGAGATATATTGCCATATTATTAAGCAgctaacaaacaataaaataaa atTCAGTGAAGAGCGAGGCTGGGAGTTGATGTGGTTGATGACTGGTATCTTTGCTTGCAGCCAGACTTTACTTCCTGAAGTAACTAAGTTCTTGCGCTCAAAGCGCCATCAGTTGGCCATGGATTGTATACACAGGCTGCAGAAGACGATCAGATACGGTCAGCGCAAATATCCGCCGCATCTGGTAGAAGTCGAGGCAATCATTCACAAGACGACACAGATATTCCATAAGGTCTATTTCCCAGACGACACGGATGAG gcTTTTGAAGTTGACTCCGGTACAAGAGCAAAAGATTTCTGTCAAAACATCGCACAACGTCTTCGACTGAAATCAGCAGAGGGTTTTAGTTTATTTGTAAAGATTGCTGACAAAG TTATTAGTGTCCCAGAAGGAGACTTTTTCTTTGATTTTGTGAGACATTTGACTGACTGGATCAGAAAGGCTAGGCCAAGTAGGGACG GAACAATGCCGGTTCTAACCTACCAAGTGTTCTTCATGAAGAAACTGTGGACAAACACTGTTCCTGGTAAAGATCCAAATGCTGATTGCATCTTCCACTACCATCAGGAGTTGCCGAAGCTTCTCCGTGGTTACCACAAGTGTACGAAAGACGAAGCTGCAAACCTTGCAGCTCTCCAGTATCGTGTCAGGTTTGGCGACGATAAGTCTGAGTTCCAGAACATTCCAAAGGTCATGAAGGAACTCTTGCCAACTAATTTGGTGAGACAACAATCGCCTGATGACTGGAAGAGG AGCATTGTAGCAGCGTACAACAAGCATTCTGGGAAATCACGAGATGAGGCAAAGGTGGCCTTCCTCAAGATCATCTATCGATGGCCTACATTTGGCTCTGCATTCTTTGAAGTCAGG caaACGACCGAACCAACTTATCCAAAGACCCTCTTGATTGCCATAAACAAGCTGGGTGTCAACTTAATAGATACAGAATCAAAG GATACTCTGGCAACCTATCCATTCACCAAGATCTCCAACTGGAGTAGTGGTAACACTTACTTCCACATGACAATTGGTAACCTTGTCCGAGGCACCAAGCTACTTTGTGAAACCTCACTG ggTTACAAAATGGACGATTTGCTAACGTCGTACATCAGCCAAATGTTAACCAACATGAACAAACAGAAGACATCAACGCAAGCAAAGTAA